The nucleotide sequence GTCGCCGCTGGAGTTGCACGGGACGCGGGCCTTCTCGCAGGCGGCGGCGATGAGCGGCCCCCACTCCCCGGCGGACTCGGCGCCCAGCACGTTCAGCCCGCCCGAGCGCAGCCGGCCCACCATGTCCAGGTTCAGCATCGCGGTGATGCCCTTCATCCCAGCGTCGCCGCGCTGCCGCGTGAAGTACGTGGACCCGAGCACTCCCGTCTCCTCACCGGAGAAGGCGATGAAGAGCACGTCGCGCTTCAACTGCCCGCGCTGCTCCGCCAGCGAGCGCGCGATTTCGAGCAGCCCGGCGACTCCAGAGGCGTTGTCGTCCGCCCCACCGTGCGCCTCATGCCGGTCGGGAGACAGCGAGAAGCGCCCGCCCATGCCCAGGTGGTCATAGTGCGCGCCAATCACGACGGTGCCCGGCAGCTTCCCCTCCCCCGCCGGTAGCAGCGCCGCCACGTTGAAGGCGTCGCGCTTCTCGAAGTCGAGCCGCACCTCGAGGCGCGCATCCACCTGCTTGCCCTTCAGCAGCGCGTCCATCAGCGGCTCCAGGGCCGCGCGCTTCACCACCACCACGGGGATTCCGGCGTCGCCATGGCCTTCGGGAGACAGGCCGGGCAGCGCGGCCTCGGGAGGCATCCGCCAGTCCTTCTGGGCAGGCGTGGGGGCCTCGGGCCAGTCCACGACGATGAGCCCCGTCGCTCCGTGCCGCGCGGCGACCCAGGCCTTGTAGCGGAGGTCTCCGAAGCGCCGCTGCTTGTCGGTGTCCGCGAAGGTGGCCGTGTCGGGCACGAAGCGCCGCACCACGACGACCTTGCCCTTGGCGCCGCGCTTCAGGGCGTAGTCATTCACCTTCAGCGACGGCTCGACGATGCCGTAGTTGGCGAACACCAGCGGCGCCTGGACCGCGTTCTGCGCGGAGAACCCGAGCACCGTGAACGCATCCGCCGGGAGCACCTTCCCACCCAGCGTCACCTGCGTCGCCGGGCCCTGCTTCACCGCCGTCGTCACCGGGAACACCTGGCGGAATGAGCCGCCGTCTCCCGCCGGCGTGAGGCCGAGCGTCTGGAAGCGCTGCTCGATGAACTGGCCCGCCGCCTCCAGCCCGCCGGTGCCGATGCCGCGCCCCTCACGCTCCGGGGCCGCGAGGAACGTCACGTCGCGCTTGATGCGCTCCACGGCCGTCTCCGCCGTCTCGGCGGGCTTCGCGTCCTCCACCCACCGCGCGAGGAAGACGTTGGTGTCGCTGCGTCCCTGGGCCGTGGCGCGGTTGCTGGAGAACACCAGCCACTTCCCGTCAGGGGAGAACATGGGGAAGCCGTCGAAGCCCGGCGCGTGGGTGATGCGCTCCAGGTTGGAGCCGTCGACGTCCACTGCCCAGATGTCGAACTCGCGGCCCTTCGGGTCGCCGTGGTTCGAGGAGAAGAGGATGCGCCGGCCGTTGGGGTGGAAGAAGGGCGCGAAGGCCGCGGCGTTGAGCCACGTAATCTGCCGCGCCTCCGAGCCGTCCGCGTTGGCCACGTACAGCTCCAGCTTCGTGGGCCGCACGAGCCCCTTCGTCAGCAGGGCCTTGTAGTCGTCCGCTTCCTTGCCCGCGTGCGGCCGCGAGGCGCGCCAGACAATCTTCGAGCAGTCCGCGTTGAAGAACGCGCCGCCGTCATAGCCAGGCGTGTGGGTGAGCCGGCGGACATTCCCGCCGTCCTTGTCCATGCGGTACAGCTCCAGGTCTCCATCCCGCACGGAGGTGAAGATGACGGAGCCATCCTTCCCGCAGACGGTGCCCTCCGCGTCGTAGCCCGGCGTCTCCGTCAGTCGCGTCAGTTCGCCGCTGCCATCCGCGCGCGACTTGAAGATGTCGTAGGTGTCGTAGAGCGCCCAGACGTAGCCCATGGAGTGGTCCGGACGCGGCGGGCACGCCTCGCCGCCCAGGTGCGTGGACGCGTAGAGGACCTCCTGGTCTCCCGGGAAGAAGTGCGCGCACGTCGTGGCGCCCTTCCCGCTCGACACGGGCGTCAGCGTGGGCGTCGCGCCCTGGACGTCGACGGCCATGCGGTAGATGCGGTCACACCCCATGCCCTCCAGTCGGGCCTGGAGGGAGAGCTGCCGGCCGTCGAAGGACCAGTAGGCCTCGGCGTTCTCTCCGCCGAAGGTGAGCTGGCGAAGGTCCGCCAGCCGCACCTCCTGCGGAAGGGCGGGCACGGTGGGCGAGGAGGCGCCAGCCTCGGCAGTCGGCTCCGGAGCGGGAGCCGTGCCTGAAGGGGTGGCACAGGAAAGCAGGGCAAGGAATGGGAGCAGGCGACGCTTCATGGGCAGACCATCTCAGAGCCGCCCGCCCGGCTCAAATGAAGTCGGGTGGATGATGCAACCCCACCCCCGCCTACTCCTCGCCGTGGGTCTCGATGGAACAGGTCCCCGTCGGAACCTCCCCTCGCCATGCGAGAGTGGCCTCATGAACGGGAGCGACTGGGGCGAGCTGGAGCGCTCGCTGGTGACGTCGTGGAACCTGGACACGCTCGCGGTCTACGCGGACCACCTCCAGCAACGCGGGGACCCTCGGGGAGAGCTCATCGCCCTCGACCTGCGCCCCTCGCCCGAGGACAAGGCCTGGAGGACGCAGCGTCAGGCGCTCCTCGTGGCCTGGCTCGGTGAGGAGCTCGCCGCCCGCGCGGGGCACCTCGTCCAGCACGGGTTCATCCACGCGCTTCGCGATGACCGCTTCCATCCCCCGGGCCTGCTCGACGGTCCGCTGGGAGCCTTCGTCCGGGGTTACACCCTCCGAGGGGACGGGCAGGACGTGGCGCGCCTCGCGAGCCGCCCGCGGCCCTGGCTCACGTCATTGACCCTGGTGAACCAGGGCGACGCCCCCGTCAGCGCCGCGGTGCGGGACGCGCTCATCGGTGCGGCCCCGCACCTTCAAGAGCTCCAGCTCCTGGGACGCCCCGCGTTCGACGCGTTCATGCACCCCGCCGTCAACGTGCGCGTCCTCCATCCCTCTCATGAAGCCCACGGGCCCTTCGTGCTGCGGACAGAGGTGGACCTCGCGCTGGACGCGGTGGACGAGACGCCCGACCTCGGCCAGCTCCAGGCGCTGTATGGCGAGCTGTTCACCGACGGGGACTCGCTGCCGGCGCTGTTGCTGCGCCTGCGCGCGGCGGGGCTCGTCACCCTGGACGGCCCCATCGCCCGGCTGACGACGGCGGGGCGCGTCCTGCGAAACAAGGAGCCCCATCGCCCGCGCCGCGCGCGCGCCGTGGAGGTGGACTCCCCCAAATGGATTCTCTGGGCGGAGACAATCCCGGAGCGGACACCGTACCTGGTGGGAATCCTGAGCCACCAGACCCGGCTCATCGACCAATGCCTCGCCCTCGCTCCGCTCAACGCGGACGTCCAGGAGACGTTGGTGGCCTGGCGCCACTTCCTGACCCGGTTGCTGGTCTCCGACGACGCGGAGCGCCTGGGGCTCAATGACGAGGCCCCCCTCGCTGGCGCCGTGGAGACGCTGCTGGAGCTGTGGGACTTGCTGGGCCGGGACCTGCTCACGGAGGACACGGACCCCTCGCAGCTCAGGAACCTGGACGAGGCACTCGGACCGTCCTCCGCCCCCAGGGCCCTCCTCTTCCATCTCGTGTGGGGCATGTGAGCCACTCGGGTTGTCGGCGCACGGCTCGCTGGACGAGACTGCCGGCCGCCAACACCCCGGGAGGCCAGGATGGGAATCGCCGAGCGCAAGGCCGCGAAGCAGTTCGAGGAGACGCACTACCCGAAGCTGAAGAAGGACATCGACGACGCGGCCCGCTTCACGGTGCAGGTGGAGGTGGACTGGACCAGCCTCGCGGTGGAGGGCTACGAGCACCTCTATGCGGAGGCGTGGCCGAAGGTCTACTTCGAGCCGCTCATCGCCGCGCTCCGCACCCTCGGCCAGGACGAGCTGGGCCGTGAGTCGCTCCAGGGCTCGCTCAAGCGCGTCATCATCCGCAACACCACCGGCACCTCCTCCGCGTCCAGCGTGGCCACCTTCCAGGACGGCGTGCTCATGCTGGACCACGAGCCCGTCACCAACGTGGACGAGGTGAAGGAGCGGCAGGAGGCCATCCAGAAGGCGCTGGAGGCCGCGCCCGAGACGCCCAACGTCTACACGGCGAAGGACCCGCTCCAGGCCTTCCTCGACTGGGAAGCGAAGGGCGTGGACGCGACGCTGTACGCGGTGCTCCGCATCGCCGGGCGCCAGCAGGCCGGCATCCCCCTGGTGCTGCCGCGCATCACCCTCTCCCTGCGCAGCGGGCGCGTCGTGTCCGGCTACGTGCGGGAGATGCTGGAGGACCGCCGCGAGGGCCGCGCCGTGCTCCTCTACTCCCCCAGCGAGAGCGGCCTGCCCTATGACGAGGCCACCCTCGTCCCCGTGGGCGTCATCGAGACGCTGTCCATCCTCGACATGCCCGCCTTCGGCGCGCTGAAGCGCGACGCGGTGGCCGTCCCCTCGCTGCTCCAGCTCCGCCGCCAGCTCGCCACCGTGGAGGCCCGCGTGCGCGCCGCCACGGAGACGTCGCTCGTCCTGGGCCTGGCCCCCGGCGTCAACGCCACCAGCGCGGAGGAACTGCGCGCGCTCGGCTTCCTGGCGGAGCGCGCCCGCGAGGCGCTGGAGGCGCTGGTGAAGGACGAGCTCGGCCGCGCGGCCCTACGCGAGAAGGTGAAGCGCATCCACCTGCGCACGGACAAGCACGCCGCCGTGGCACTCACCGACGGGACGCTGGAGCTGGTGACGGGCCGCCGCCCCGTGGACTGGTACACCCGCCAGGAGCTGGAGAACGCGGTGCAGTCCGCGCTGTAGGTCCAGCTCGCCCGGCCTGGGGCAACCCTGCCCCGGGGTGTGGCTCCGCTCTCCGCCAGCGGAGCCCGCCTCTCCATGAGGTCCGAACGCACTCATGCCACCCGACGAGCAAGGGGCCAGGCAACCGGCAGGCGCGCATTGCCTGGAATGGGAAAATGGGCCGGAACTCCTCGCAGGTCGTGGAAATCCCCTATGCTCCCCCAGGTTGCCCCGAGAGATGCGCCGGGCATCCTTCCGGAGAAGGCCGCATGAGGCACGCCGTGAGCACGAATGACTCCCCGTCGGACCGCCGCCGTTTCCCCCGGCTCGCGGCGCCGCTGTACGCGCGCCCGGCCCGACTGAGGCGCGTGGACTACACGCAGCAGCAGGTGCTTGACGCCAGCCTCGGCGGCATCCGCATCTACTCGGATGACGAGCACAAGCAGAACAGCCCGCTGGAGCTGGACCTGTTCCTCAAGGACGGCACGTCCCTGCGGTGCGACGCGCGCGTGGCGTGGACGAAGGCGCTGCCCAAGGGCGCGGCCGCTCGCTACGAGGTAGGGCTCGCCTTCACCGACGTGTCCCCCGACGCCCTGGAGAAGCTCAAGACGGTGCTCGCTCCCGAAGAAGAGGGCGACTCGGACTTGCCGTAGCCGCCCCCTCGGTCCGCTGACTAGCGCCCCAGTCCCTGCGCGACGCGCTTGCCGTACTCGGCGTCGCACTGGGTGAGGTGGTTCACCATCCGGTCCTGGATGTCGCGGTCGCACTGACTCAGCGCGCCCACCAGGTTCTTGATGAGCTCGTCCCGTTCCCAGTCCTGGAAGGCGCGGTAGCGCGCCCCGGCCTGGCCGTAGTTGTTGGTGCGGCTGAGCTCCTTGCGCACCACCTCGCCGGACACCTTGGGGTGGTGCCCCGGGTACTCGCGAGCCGCCTCGCGCGGCGCCGATTGCTTGCTGGGCTCGTAGTTGACGTGCGGACTCTGGTCCTGCTCCGTGTGCTGGTTCTCGAACGCCATCTGCCCGTCGCGCTGGTTCGTCGCCACCTTCACGCGTGGCCGGTTGATGGGCAGCTGGAGGTAGTTGGGGCCCACGCGGTAGCGCTGGGTGTCCGAGTACGAGAACGTGCGGCCCTGCAGCAGCTTGTCGTCGGAGAAGTCCATGCCGTCGACCAGCACGCCGGTGCCGAAGGCCACCTGCTCCACCTCCGCGAAGTAGTTGGTGGGGTTCTTGTCCAGGACGATGCGGCCCACCGGGCGGAGGGGGAACTGCTCGGGCGGCCAGACCTTCGTCGCGTCGAGCGGGTCGAAGTCCAGCTCCGGGTGCTCGCCGTCCTCCATGATTTGCACCTGCAACTCCCACTCGGGGAAGTCCCCGCGGGCGATGGCGTCGAACAAGTCCCCCGTGGCGTGGTTGAAGTCCTTGGCCTGGATGGCCTGGGCCTGCTCCTGGGTGAGGTTGCGCTCTCCGCCCTTGGGGAGGAAGTGGTACTTCACCAGCACCGCCTCGCCCTTGTCGTTGACCCACTTGTACGCGTGGACACCGGAGCCGCGCATCTCGCGATAGCTGGCAGGGATGCCCCACGGGCTGAAGAGCCACGTAATCATGTGCATCGCCGACGGCGAGAGGCTGATGAAGTCGAAGATGCGGCGCGGGTCCTGCCGGTTCGTCACCGGGTCCGGCTTGAAGGCATGCACCACGTCCGGGAACTTCATCGCGTCGCGGATGAAGAAGACCTGGAGGTTGTTGCCCACCAAATCCCAGTTGCCGTCCTCTGTGTAGAACTTGAGCGCGAAGCCGCGCGGGTCTCTGAGCGTCTCCGGCGAATGGCCGCCGTGGATGACGGAGGAGAAGCGGGCGAACATGGGCGTGCGCGCGCCCTTCTTCTGGAAGAGCTTCGCGCGCGTGTACCGGCTCACCGGCTCGTTGCCCACGGCGCCATACGCCTCGAACCAGCCATGGGCGCCCGCGCCGCGCGCGTGCACCACGCGCTCCGGAATCCGCTCGCGGTCGAAGTGGCTGATCTTCTCGAGGAAGTGGTAGTTCTCCAGCACCGTCGGGCCGCGGTCTCCCACGGTGCGGTTGTTGGTGTTGTCGTAGACAGGGTGGCCCTGCCGGGTGGTGAGGGTGGGGCCCTTACCCGGCTTACCGTCGCTCGACTGGCTCATGACGCTCCTGGAATTCGTACGTTCTGCCTATGAACCTCGCCCCCCACCCCTTCACCCTCCGACAGCTCCAGTACGTGGTCGCGGTGGCGGATGCGCTGAGCTTCCGGAAGGCGGCGGAACAGTGCCATGTGTCCCAGCCCTCGCTGAGCGCACAGATTGCGCAGCTCGAGGGAGTTTTGGGCGTTCAACTCTTCGAGCGGGACAGGCGGCGCGTTCTGTTGACCCACGTGGGGACGGAAGTGGTCCAGCGTGCGAGACGGTTGCTGGTGGAAGTGGACGCGCTGGCCGAGGCGGCTCTGCGGGCGGGCGACCCGCTCAGCGGCACCCTGCGGCTGGGCGTCATCCCCACGGTGTCGCCCTACCTGCTGCCCGCGGTGACGCCCGCGCTCCGCAAGCACTTCCCCCGGCTCACCGTGCGCTGGCTGGAGGACAAGACGGAGGCGCTGACCCGGGAGCTGGAGCGGGGCGGACTGGACGCCGCGCTCGTCGCCCTGGAGGCCGACCTGGGTGACGTCGAGTCGGAGGTGCTGGCGGACGACCCGTTCTTCCTGGTGACGCCGAAGGACCACCCGCTCGGGCTGAAGAAGGGCGACGCCCTGCCCTCGGAGCTGCGCGGACAGGACGTGCTGCTGCTGGACGAGGGGCACTGCTTCCGGGAGCAGGCGCTCTCGCTGTGCTCCAAGGCCCGCGCGCACGAGCTGGAGTTCCGCGCGACGAGCCTTCCCACCCTCACGCAGATGATTGCCTCGGGCGCTGGCGTCACCCTGCTGCCCGCGCTCGCCGTCGCCACCGAGGTGAAGCGCTCCGAGCTGCGGGTGCGCCCCTTCGCGAACCCGGCGCCCAAGCGCACGCTCGCCCTCATCTGGAGGAAGCGCTCGCCCTTCAGCGGCGCGCTCCAGCAGGTGGCCGGCGCCATGCGGGACGCCTGGCCCCGGAAGTAGCGCGACGCGCCCCGGGCGTGGCTCAGCCCAGCAGGCGGTTGAGGCTGAGGTCCAGCCGGCTGCGCACCAGGCCCAGGAGGCTCTCCAGCTCCGGGGCCTCCATCCGCATCCGCGCGGCCAGCTCCGTGCGGGTGAGCTTCAGCAGGCGCTCCCGGGCGTGCGCCACCTGGCGCTGCATGCCGGAGCGCGACTCGCCATACAGCGCGGCGAGCTTGTCCATGGTGAAGCCGTGGAGGTGGTGCAGCCGCAGCAGCGCGCGCTCCCGCTCAGGCAGCGAGGCCAGCACCTTGCGCAGCACGTCGACGAGCAGCTCGCGCGAGTCCTTGCGCACCAGCTCGTGCTCCGGGTCCCCGGTGGACAGCATCCGCGCGAGCGCCTCGGGCGGCTCGTCGAAGAGCTCCTGGCGCCCGTCCCGGTTCGCCAGCTCACCGGCGATGCGCGCGGCGGTGATGCGCACCCAGGCCAGCAGCGGGCCCCGGCCGGAGTAGTCCGCGATTTTCGGTGGCGCCTCGCCCCGCCCCATCAGCAGCCGCGCGCGCAGCACCTGGAGCACCTCGTCCACCGTGGCGCGCGGCAGCGAGCCCAGCCGCGAGGGCACCTTCTGGAGGACGTGCTGGTCGAAGGCACGCAGGGCCTGGGGGTTGCCCTCGGCGCAGGCGCAGGCGAGGTACAGGTCGGCGCCGTGGAGCTGGCGCAGCACCTCCGCCGTCGCCTCCGCGGGCAGGTGCCGGGCCAGGTGGCGGAGGAAGTCCTCGTCCGTGAGGGACACCGTGGGCCAGGCGGTCCGGGCCGCCGTGAGGTGCTGCGCCAGGAGTGCGTCCAGGCCGTCCACCGCCGCCACCTGGACGCGCCGCTCCAGCGGCACGTACGCGCGCAGCAACGCGGACAGGGAGTCAGCTTCGGGTGTGTCACTCATCGCAGTCCCTCGCGTTGCCGCCAGGCCACCACGTGCTCCAGCTCGCGCCGCGCACGGAGGCCCAGGGTCTCGAAACGTGTCTGGGCCTCGCCGGCCATGGCCGTCGCGCGGGCCCGGTCCGGAGGCTTCAGCGCCAGGAGGACCCGGGCCAGGACGAAGGTGGCGCGGCCCGTGTCCCACCGCTCGCCGGAGGAGCTGCCAAGGCGCTCCCGGGCGCGCTCGGCCAGCGGCAGGGCCTTCTCCGGCTCGCCCAGGGCGAGGTGCGCCTCCGCGAGACAGAGGACGTCCCGTCCGACGTCCATGCTGTCGGGGCCCTGCACCGACTCGTTGAGCTCCCGGCTGCGCTGGCAGAGCGCGAGCGCCTCCCGGGGTGCTCCGGCGCCGAGGGCCGCGCCGGCCAGCGGTCCGAGGGCCATGGCGGCGTTGGCGCTGTTCGGGCCGTGCTGCTTCTCCTGCAGGGCCCGCGCGCGCTCGGCGTCGCGCCGTGCCTCGGCGTAGCGGCCCAGACGGAGGTAGAGCTCCGCGCGGAAGAGCAGCGACGTGACAGCGCGCGGGGACTCGGGGCCCAGCGAGCGCTGGAGACGGTCGAGGGAGTCCTGGAAGAGGGCGAGGGCCTCGTCGATGCGCTCCGCGTCGCCGGCCAGCCGGGCCAGGGCGGCCACCGTGAGCGCCGTGTCGGGGTGGTCGGGCCCGCGGATGCGCTCGTAGATGGCGAGTGCGCGCTGCTGGTGCTTCCACGCCTCGTCCAGCAGGCCCTGGGTGCGCAGCCGGAAGGCGAGGTTCTTCAGCGGAGCGGCAAGGAAGACGTTCTCCTCGGAGCCCGCGCTTCCATGGATGGCGATGGCCCGGCGCAGGGCGGCGATGGACTCGTCGGTGCGGCCCAGGCGCTCATGGTCCAGGGCGAGGCTGTTGAGGATGCTGATGAGCTCGGGATGCTCGGCGCCCAGGAGCCGCTCCCGCAACGTGAGCGCCTGCTGGTGGAGCGCGAGGGCCTCCTCATACCGCCGCTGGCGGACCCGGACGCGGCCAAGCGTGTGGAGGAAGTCGGCGGTGTGCAGGCTCCCCGAGCCATGGACCCGGCGAACCAGCTCCAGCCCCTGCGTGACTTCTGTGTCCGCCTGGTCGTACTTCCCCTCGGTCATCAGCACCGCGCCCAGCCGATAGTGAAGGTCCGCGGTGATGTCCGGGAAGCGCTCCCGGCCCAGCCGGGCCACCGCGGCCCGGGCATGGTGGGCAATGCGCTCCGCCTCCGCCGAACGGGCCAGCTCGTCGCCCACCACCCAGAGCAGGAGGTTCCAGGCGCGCGCGTTCGTCTCGTCGTCGCGCCCGGCCTCGGCGGCCCAGATGGACTTGTAGAGGATGCCCTCCGCTTCCTTCGGCTTGCCGTACTGGGCGTGGAGGTAGCCATGGGTGAGGAGCACCTCGGCCTCCAGCGGCTTGAAGTCGAGGCCCTTCAGCTCCTCGAGGAGTGCCGACGTCAGCTGGAGGCCCTCCCCGTACCGGCTCGTCGCGCGCAGGGCCTCGGCGTCCGCCAGCTTGCGCCGCGCCGCATCCACGCGAGGCCGGAGCGCGTCTGGCGGCTGCGGGCGGGTGGAGAGCGCCGGGGCATCGCGACAGCCCTCCAGTCCCTCCAGCGACGAGGCGAGCTGCTGGGCGTTGCGCACCGTCTGCGCGTCCGCCTTGCGCAGCACGTCGGTGACGGAAGCCAGCTGCCACAGCCGCGTGTCGAGACAGGCGGACGTCTGCCAGGCGGTGCTGGTGGGCTGCCTGCTGGCGGCGAGACAGGCCTCGGTGCGCAGCGTGCGCCACTGGGAGGCATGGGCGTCCAGCATGGCGGACACCTTCTCCCAGGCGAGGGAGGCGTACGGCGCCCCCGTGGCGAGGAAGGCCGCGCGCACCTGCTCGCGCTGCGTGGGGCCCCAGGCGGCGCCGAGCTTCTCCGCCTCCTGCGCGCAGTGCGCCTCGCTCCGGTGCGCCACCGCGTAGGCCCCCGCGGCGCCCAGCAGACACGCCGTGCCGGTGAGCGCCGCCACCCGGGCCCGCAGGCGCCGGGGCGGAGGCGTCAGCGCCGCCAGCAGCGGCTCCATGGAGGGGTAGCGCGCCTCGGGCCGTGGCAGGAGCCCGCGCAGCACCGCGCGCCGCACCCAGGCGGGCACCTTCGCCTCGCGGCCCGCCGGGCGCACCCGGCCCTCCAGCGCCGCGCGGGCCATCGCCTCCAGGCTGTCACCCTCGAAGGGGCGCACGCCGTAGAGGGCCTCATGGAGGGCCACGCAGAAGCTGAACTGGTCCGACAGCGCGTCCGCCCTCCGCCCGCCCAGCAGCTCCGGGGCCATGTACGCCGGAGTGCCCAGCAACACGCCCGTCC is from Pyxidicoccus trucidator and encodes:
- a CDS encoding M20/M25/M40 family metallo-hydrolase; the protein is MPALPQEVRLADLRQLTFGGENAEAYWSFDGRQLSLQARLEGMGCDRIYRMAVDVQGATPTLTPVSSGKGATTCAHFFPGDQEVLYASTHLGGEACPPRPDHSMGYVWALYDTYDIFKSRADGSGELTRLTETPGYDAEGTVCGKDGSVIFTSVRDGDLELYRMDKDGGNVRRLTHTPGYDGGAFFNADCSKIVWRASRPHAGKEADDYKALLTKGLVRPTKLELYVANADGSEARQITWLNAAAFAPFFHPNGRRILFSSNHGDPKGREFDIWAVDVDGSNLERITHAPGFDGFPMFSPDGKWLVFSSNRATAQGRSDTNVFLARWVEDAKPAETAETAVERIKRDVTFLAAPEREGRGIGTGGLEAAGQFIEQRFQTLGLTPAGDGGSFRQVFPVTTAVKQGPATQVTLGGKVLPADAFTVLGFSAQNAVQAPLVFANYGIVEPSLKVNDYALKRGAKGKVVVVRRFVPDTATFADTDKQRRFGDLRYKAWVAARHGATGLIVVDWPEAPTPAQKDWRMPPEAALPGLSPEGHGDAGIPVVVVKRAALEPLMDALLKGKQVDARLEVRLDFEKRDAFNVAALLPAGEGKLPGTVVIGAHYDHLGMGGRFSLSPDRHEAHGGADDNASGVAGLLEIARSLAEQRGQLKRDVLFIAFSGEETGVLGSTYFTRQRGDAGMKGITAMLNLDMVGRLRSGGLNVLGAESAGEWGPLIAAACEKARVPCNSSGDGYGPSDHSPFYAAGVPVLHFFTGAHSDYHKPTDTVETLNVGGTSRVASIVSAVALALDGTTALTYRTVPSPAPRGDMRSFNASLGTVPDYAGPPEGQKGMLLAGVRAGGAADQAGMKRGDILVRIGKHVIGGVEDLMFVLNASKPGETVKAVVFREGKEVPLEVTFQESKRPR
- a CDS encoding PilZ domain-containing protein, coding for MSTNDSPSDRRRFPRLAAPLYARPARLRRVDYTQQQVLDASLGGIRIYSDDEHKQNSPLELDLFLKDGTSLRCDARVAWTKALPKGAAARYEVGLAFTDVSPDALEKLKTVLAPEEEGDSDLP
- a CDS encoding catalase; protein product: MSQSSDGKPGKGPTLTTRQGHPVYDNTNNRTVGDRGPTVLENYHFLEKISHFDRERIPERVVHARGAGAHGWFEAYGAVGNEPVSRYTRAKLFQKKGARTPMFARFSSVIHGGHSPETLRDPRGFALKFYTEDGNWDLVGNNLQVFFIRDAMKFPDVVHAFKPDPVTNRQDPRRIFDFISLSPSAMHMITWLFSPWGIPASYREMRGSGVHAYKWVNDKGEAVLVKYHFLPKGGERNLTQEQAQAIQAKDFNHATGDLFDAIARGDFPEWELQVQIMEDGEHPELDFDPLDATKVWPPEQFPLRPVGRIVLDKNPTNYFAEVEQVAFGTGVLVDGMDFSDDKLLQGRTFSYSDTQRYRVGPNYLQLPINRPRVKVATNQRDGQMAFENQHTEQDQSPHVNYEPSKQSAPREAAREYPGHHPKVSGEVVRKELSRTNNYGQAGARYRAFQDWERDELIKNLVGALSQCDRDIQDRMVNHLTQCDAEYGKRVAQGLGR
- a CDS encoding LysR substrate-binding domain-containing protein, whose translation is MNLAPHPFTLRQLQYVVAVADALSFRKAAEQCHVSQPSLSAQIAQLEGVLGVQLFERDRRRVLLTHVGTEVVQRARRLLVEVDALAEAALRAGDPLSGTLRLGVIPTVSPYLLPAVTPALRKHFPRLTVRWLEDKTEALTRELERGGLDAALVALEADLGDVESEVLADDPFFLVTPKDHPLGLKKGDALPSELRGQDVLLLDEGHCFREQALSLCSKARAHELEFRATSLPTLTQMIASGAGVTLLPALAVATEVKRSELRVRPFANPAPKRTLALIWRKRSPFSGALQQVAGAMRDAWPRK
- a CDS encoding sigma factor-like helix-turn-helix DNA-binding protein, translated to MSDTPEADSLSALLRAYVPLERRVQVAAVDGLDALLAQHLTAARTAWPTVSLTDEDFLRHLARHLPAEATAEVLRQLHGADLYLACACAEGNPQALRAFDQHVLQKVPSRLGSLPRATVDEVLQVLRARLLMGRGEAPPKIADYSGRGPLLAWVRITAARIAGELANRDGRQELFDEPPEALARMLSTGDPEHELVRKDSRELLVDVLRKVLASLPERERALLRLHHLHGFTMDKLAALYGESRSGMQRQVAHARERLLKLTRTELAARMRMEAPELESLLGLVRSRLDLSLNRLLG
- a CDS encoding serine/threonine-protein kinase; translation: MTMCPAETTLSDLLAGLLPKEQRSDVLAHVEGCADCQRALAAAGGDSTSSQLDASFPAVPAPLARGATLARYVVLERIGAGAMGVVYAAYDPRLDRQVALKVLRPEGRQVEELRLRLVQEAQALARLSHANVVAVFDVGSQDDCVFLAMELVDGVTLAEWLKQQRSLEEVLRVFNEAGRGLAAAHAAGLVHRDFKPANVLVGRDGRARVTDFGMARPLNREQGAAPRVGPAVAASTGSPTASPLASPLTRTGVLLGTPAYMAPELLGGRRADALSDQFSFCVALHEALYGVRPFEGDSLEAMARAALEGRVRPAGREAKVPAWVRRAVLRGLLPRPEARYPSMEPLLAALTPPPRRLRARVAALTGTACLLGAAGAYAVAHRSEAHCAQEAEKLGAAWGPTQREQVRAAFLATGAPYASLAWEKVSAMLDAHASQWRTLRTEACLAASRQPTSTAWQTSACLDTRLWQLASVTDVLRKADAQTVRNAQQLASSLEGLEGCRDAPALSTRPQPPDALRPRVDAARRKLADAEALRATSRYGEGLQLTSALLEELKGLDFKPLEAEVLLTHGYLHAQYGKPKEAEGILYKSIWAAEAGRDDETNARAWNLLLWVVGDELARSAEAERIAHHARAAVARLGRERFPDITADLHYRLGAVLMTEGKYDQADTEVTQGLELVRRVHGSGSLHTADFLHTLGRVRVRQRRYEEALALHQQALTLRERLLGAEHPELISILNSLALDHERLGRTDESIAALRRAIAIHGSAGSEENVFLAAPLKNLAFRLRTQGLLDEAWKHQQRALAIYERIRGPDHPDTALTVAALARLAGDAERIDEALALFQDSLDRLQRSLGPESPRAVTSLLFRAELYLRLGRYAEARRDAERARALQEKQHGPNSANAAMALGPLAGAALGAGAPREALALCQRSRELNESVQGPDSMDVGRDVLCLAEAHLALGEPEKALPLAERARERLGSSSGERWDTGRATFVLARVLLALKPPDRARATAMAGEAQTRFETLGLRARRELEHVVAWRQREGLR